Proteins encoded within one genomic window of Cellulomonas flavigena DSM 20109:
- a CDS encoding DUF6782 family putative metallopeptidase: protein MSSPRRPGARPVRSPAGARDAGQGTLEYLGVVVLAVLLVAALVLAVDPGARALAARAVCQVATLGQGDCQGDPAPDGDDDGFWCFLPWACNDDEQDGGEEREEEQQTDDDDGDDGFWCFLPWACNEDDEEPEQTPPPTPTATPQPTDPANGLPVVDGVTIPDGLAPDDQVVLDLLTTQQGREALQWLADQGIKILDSFNGTYWTESYQEISIDTGLTSTQQPRSVIHEARHAREDAEGTSPDRTATTRDEYVQRMIDEETRAVVDEITLSRALQDAGTPTSTEQADINYWKAYDAAVAAGQDEQAAQAAGSAAVREMFTSGWFRTSTTKQPYVEYYGEQWDKGQG, encoded by the coding sequence CCCGTGCGCAGCCCGGCCGGCGCACGTGACGCCGGTCAGGGCACGCTCGAGTACCTCGGCGTCGTCGTCCTCGCCGTCCTGCTCGTCGCTGCCCTGGTGCTCGCCGTCGACCCCGGCGCACGGGCCCTGGCCGCGCGCGCCGTGTGCCAGGTCGCGACGCTGGGCCAGGGCGACTGCCAGGGCGATCCCGCGCCGGACGGCGACGACGACGGGTTCTGGTGCTTCCTGCCGTGGGCCTGCAACGACGACGAGCAGGACGGCGGCGAGGAGCGGGAGGAGGAGCAGCAGACCGACGACGACGACGGCGACGACGGGTTCTGGTGCTTCCTGCCGTGGGCCTGCAACGAGGACGACGAGGAACCCGAGCAGACGCCACCTCCGACGCCGACCGCGACCCCGCAGCCGACGGACCCGGCCAACGGGCTGCCGGTCGTCGACGGCGTCACCATCCCCGACGGCCTGGCGCCCGACGACCAGGTCGTCCTGGACCTGCTGACGACGCAGCAGGGCCGCGAGGCGCTGCAGTGGCTCGCGGACCAGGGCATCAAGATCCTCGACAGCTTCAACGGCACCTACTGGACCGAGAGCTACCAGGAGATCTCCATCGACACCGGTCTCACCTCCACGCAGCAGCCCCGGTCGGTCATCCACGAGGCACGTCACGCGCGTGAGGACGCGGAGGGCACCAGCCCGGACCGCACGGCGACGACCCGCGACGAGTACGTGCAGCGCATGATCGACGAGGAGACGCGGGCGGTCGTCGACGAGATCACGCTCTCCCGGGCGCTGCAGGACGCCGGGACCCCCACGTCGACCGAGCAGGCGGACATCAACTACTGGAAGGCGTACGACGCCGCGGTGGCGGCGGGGCAGGATGAGCAGGCGGCGCAGGCCGCAGGTTCCGCCGCCGTGCGCGAGATGTTCACGAGCGGCTGGTTCCGCACGTCGACGACCAAGCAGCCGTACGTCGAGTACTACGGCGAGCAGTGGGACAAGGGGCAGGGATGA